A stretch of Bradyrhizobium sp. CCBAU 53338 DNA encodes these proteins:
- a CDS encoding (2Fe-2S)-binding protein gives MATTLTINGETKSFDAPPEMPLLWVLRDILGMTGTKFGCGIAQCGACTVHVDGKAVRSCVLPVSAVANRAITTIEHVGSTPAGAKVQKAWLEAEVIQCGYCQSGQIMSAAALLAATPNPDDADIDAAMAGNICRCGTYVRIREAIKLAASGRQS, from the coding sequence ATGGCAACAACTCTTACCATCAACGGCGAAACGAAATCGTTCGACGCGCCACCGGAAATGCCGCTGCTGTGGGTGCTGCGCGACATCCTCGGAATGACCGGCACCAAATTCGGCTGCGGCATCGCGCAATGCGGCGCCTGCACCGTGCATGTCGACGGCAAGGCGGTGCGCTCCTGCGTGCTGCCGGTCAGCGCGGTGGCGAACCGCGCCATCACCACCATCGAGCACGTCGGCAGCACACCTGCGGGCGCCAAGGTGCAGAAGGCCTGGCTGGAGGCCGAAGTGATCCAGTGCGGCTATTGCCAGTCCGGCCAGATCATGTCGGCCGCAGCCCTTCTGGCGGCAACACCCAACCCTGACGACGCCGATATCGACGCCGCGATGGCGGGCAACATCTGCCGCTGCGGCACCTATGTGCGCATCCGCGAGGCCATCAAGCTCGCCGCGTCCGGCCGTCAGTCGTGA
- a CDS encoding DUF4164 domain-containing protein, whose translation MTESSAVEIEIATRRLTAALDALESAVERRRDADRDENELATRIQALGADRSRLADELDGALVKARKLERANREISDRLDSAIVTIRSVLDTGEDG comes from the coding sequence ATGACGGAGTCCTCGGCCGTCGAGATCGAGATCGCGACCCGCAGACTCACGGCGGCGCTCGACGCGCTCGAAAGCGCGGTCGAGCGGCGGCGCGATGCCGACCGCGACGAGAACGAGCTGGCGACGCGAATCCAGGCGCTGGGCGCGGACCGCTCACGCCTTGCCGACGAGCTCGACGGCGCGCTGGTGAAGGCGCGCAAGCTCGAGCGCGCCAACCGCGAGATCTCCGATCGGCTGGATTCCGCGATCGTCACGATACGCTCGGTGCTCGATACCGGAGAGGACGGATGA
- a CDS encoding integrase core domain-containing protein: protein MGWKETCAVEERMRFMVAVEKGEESFAAICRRFDVSRRIGYKWLARFEEEGVAGLLDRSRAPAHHPQAIVPKVAERCLEVRRAHPTWGPRKVRAYLKRAAPKTAWPATSTIGELFDREGLTVKRKLRRRSPPSSAPFAGCEAANDVWCIDFKGWFLTGDGKRCEPLTLTDAHSRYLLRCQALSRTDTDHVWPVLDAAFREFGLPRYLRSDNGSPFASTGAGGLSQLSVKLIKAGVTPERIAPGKPQQNGRHERMHLTLLQDVANPPAHSMREQLKRLRSFQRLYNEERPHQSLDDATPAERYRASPRRFDGILRSPEYGDREVRRVRHNGEIKLDGKFIYITAALAGEPVGLAEAEDGWIVSYGPITLGTIAHHADELRRPKRKGRGLGDNAARCPQGPQPQQQQT from the coding sequence ATGGGTTGGAAGGAGACCTGTGCCGTGGAAGAGCGGATGCGCTTTATGGTGGCGGTTGAGAAGGGCGAGGAGTCGTTTGCCGCGATCTGCCGGCGGTTCGATGTAAGCCGCCGGATTGGATACAAGTGGCTGGCGCGCTTCGAAGAGGAAGGGGTTGCCGGTCTGCTCGACCGTTCGCGAGCGCCGGCGCATCATCCGCAAGCAATTGTCCCGAAGGTCGCGGAGCGCTGCCTCGAGGTGCGTCGGGCACATCCGACCTGGGGGCCGAGGAAGGTTCGGGCCTATTTGAAGCGCGCCGCGCCCAAAACGGCTTGGCCGGCGACGAGCACGATCGGGGAGCTGTTCGACCGCGAGGGGTTGACGGTGAAGCGCAAGCTGCGCCGGCGTAGCCCGCCATCGAGTGCGCCGTTTGCCGGTTGCGAGGCCGCCAACGACGTCTGGTGCATCGACTTCAAGGGTTGGTTCCTGACCGGCGACGGCAAGCGGTGTGAACCGCTGACGTTGACCGACGCTCATAGCCGCTACCTGTTGCGCTGCCAGGCCCTCTCCCGGACGGATACCGACCATGTCTGGCCGGTGCTGGATGCGGCCTTCCGCGAGTTCGGGCTGCCCCGTTACCTGCGGTCGGACAACGGCTCTCCCTTTGCGTCGACCGGCGCGGGCGGGCTGTCGCAACTGTCGGTGAAACTGATCAAGGCCGGCGTGACGCCGGAACGCATTGCCCCGGGCAAGCCGCAGCAGAACGGCCGTCACGAGCGCATGCATCTCACTCTGTTGCAGGATGTGGCCAATCCGCCGGCGCACAGCATGCGCGAACAACTGAAGCGACTACGCAGCTTCCAGCGGCTCTACAACGAAGAACGTCCGCACCAGTCACTCGACGATGCGACGCCGGCCGAGCGCTATCGAGCTTCACCGCGACGCTTCGACGGCATCCTGCGCTCGCCGGAGTATGGAGATCGGGAGGTGCGCCGGGTTCGGCACAACGGAGAGATCAAACTCGACGGCAAGTTCATCTACATCACCGCAGCTCTGGCGGGTGAGCCGGTCGGCCTGGCTGAAGCTGAAGATGGCTGGATAGTCAGCTACGGCCCGATCACGCTCGGCACCATCGCTCACCATGCAGACGAACTGCGACGCCCTAAACGCAAAGGCCGTGGACTTGGGGACAACGCTGCGCGTTGCCCCCAGGGTCCACAGCCCCAACAACAACAGACCTGA
- a CDS encoding cell division protein ZapA: MSHINVTINARQYRMACEEGQEVRLLKLAESLETRIQSLRGKFGEIGDARLTVMAALTVCDELVDAGNRIRTMEQELIELRDFRNAAVERARLTQTAVVNALNSAAERIEKSTQVLNRTVGNGIAIG, encoded by the coding sequence ATGAGCCACATCAACGTCACCATCAATGCGCGGCAATACCGCATGGCCTGCGAGGAGGGCCAGGAGGTGCGGCTGCTCAAGCTCGCCGAAAGCCTGGAGACGCGGATTCAGTCGCTGCGCGGAAAATTCGGCGAGATCGGCGATGCGCGCCTCACCGTGATGGCGGCGCTGACCGTCTGCGACGAACTGGTCGACGCCGGCAACCGCATCCGCACCATGGAGCAGGAGCTGATCGAATTGCGGGATTTCCGCAACGCCGCCGTCGAGCGCGCGAGGCTGACCCAGACCGCCGTGGTGAATGCGCTGAACTCGGCAGCCGAACGTATCGAGAAGTCGACCCAGGTGCTGAACAGGACCGTCGGGAATGGGATTGCGATCGGCTGA
- a CDS encoding 5-formyltetrahydrofolate cyclo-ligase has protein sequence MTNTKSELRARALAARDALSEKKRAAAAAKLARRGLPFELLPGSIVSGYSPIRSEIDPMPLMAKLAEQGARLALPCVTARGQSLVFRVFHPHDRLMLGPLGIPEPSPAAAEVIPDVMLTPLAAFDRLGHRIGYGAGHYDFTFAHLRKAKQIVGIGLAFAAQEIKAVPALAHDVALDYVLTESDVFDFRSSEVAHSLRG, from the coding sequence ATGACCAATACAAAATCCGAACTCCGCGCCAGAGCCCTCGCGGCGCGCGACGCGCTGAGCGAGAAGAAGCGCGCCGCCGCCGCCGCAAAACTCGCCAGGCGCGGGCTGCCGTTCGAGCTGCTGCCCGGCAGTATCGTCTCCGGCTATTCGCCGATCCGCAGCGAGATCGATCCGATGCCGTTGATGGCGAAGCTCGCCGAACAGGGCGCCAGGCTGGCGCTGCCTTGCGTCACCGCACGTGGCCAGTCGCTGGTCTTCCGCGTCTTCCATCCGCACGACCGTCTGATGCTCGGTCCGCTCGGCATTCCCGAGCCGTCGCCGGCGGCGGCCGAAGTCATTCCCGACGTCATGCTGACGCCGCTCGCGGCCTTCGACCGTCTCGGCCACCGCATCGGCTATGGTGCGGGGCACTACGACTTCACCTTCGCTCACTTGCGCAAGGCCAAGCAGATCGTCGGCATCGGGCTCGCGTTTGCAGCGCAGGAGATCAAGGCGGTTCCGGCATTGGCCCACGACGTGGCGCTGGATTATGTGCTAACGGAATCGGACGTGTTCGATTTCCGGAGTTCTGAAGTTGCGCATTCTCTTCGTGGGTGA
- a CDS encoding TIGR00282 family metallophosphoesterase codes for MRILFVGDVVGRSGRNAIAEYLPGMVRDWSLDFVVVNGENSAGGFGITEAIYQEFLDAGADAVTLGNHSWDQREALVFIERAERLVRPANYPRGTPGRGAALVETKNGKHALVVNALGRVFMTPFDDPFAALERELGACPLGVAADAIVVDFHCEASSEKQGIGFFCDGRASLVVGTHTHVPTADHQILAGGTAYMTDAGMTGDYDSIIGMQKEEPLRRFTSGIPSGRFEPAAGVATLSGVAVETDDATGLALKVAPVRVGGRLEPATPKFWLS; via the coding sequence TTGCGCATTCTCTTCGTGGGTGATGTCGTCGGCCGCAGCGGTCGCAATGCCATCGCCGAATATCTGCCCGGCATGGTCAGGGACTGGTCGCTCGATTTCGTCGTCGTCAACGGCGAGAACTCGGCCGGAGGCTTCGGCATCACGGAAGCGATCTACCAGGAGTTTCTCGACGCCGGCGCCGATGCGGTGACGCTCGGCAACCACTCCTGGGACCAGCGCGAAGCCCTCGTCTTCATCGAGCGCGCCGAGCGCCTGGTGCGGCCGGCGAACTATCCGCGCGGCACGCCCGGCCGCGGCGCCGCCCTGGTCGAGACCAAGAACGGCAAGCATGCGCTGGTCGTCAACGCGCTCGGGCGCGTCTTCATGACCCCGTTCGACGATCCCTTCGCGGCGCTGGAGCGCGAACTCGGCGCCTGCCCGCTCGGTGTCGCCGCCGACGCCATCGTGGTCGATTTCCATTGCGAGGCGTCCAGCGAGAAGCAGGGCATCGGCTTCTTCTGCGACGGCCGCGCCAGCCTCGTCGTCGGCACGCATACGCATGTGCCGACCGCCGATCACCAGATCCTCGCGGGCGGCACCGCCTACATGACCGACGCCGGCATGACCGGCGACTACGACTCCATCATCGGCATGCAGAAGGAAGAGCCGCTGCGGCGGTTCACGTCGGGCATTCCGTCGGGCCGGTTCGAGCCGGCCGCGGGCGTTGCGACGCTCAGCGGCGTGGCGGTGGAGACGGATGATGCGACGGGCCTCGCACTGAAGGTTGCGCCGGTGCGTGTTGGCGGAAGGCTGGAGCCGGCGACGCCGAAATTCTGGTTGAGTTGA
- a CDS encoding cytochrome c, giving the protein MIRTMRILASLVVIAIVAVALGVFIIRGPGPLDFAGGTKVALADYRAGKPTGVPARLEKASLVERGEYLAKAADCMVCHTKPGEKGYSGGLAFKLPFGTLYSTNITPDKDTGIGNYSDQDFLDAVQRGKRRDGARLYPAMPYTSYTYMSDEDVLAVKAYLFSLPAVRAKVPDNTLSFPFNQRWAMIVWSAVFNPDTRFAPDTSESPEWNRGAYLAEALAHCGECHTPRNLGFALDNRKKFAGAITAGWRAFNISSDKATGLGNWSDADLISYLSLGHASGHGSASGPMGEAVDHSFSQFAPEDIRSIVAYLRSVPPVSSPDLAAGTAPVAPASHKDGVTADARGKKVFASACASCHGWSGESPVSPMATLTGTWAVNDPAATNVAQIVISGTVRHTPDGALSMPAFGNAYTDDEIAAVANYVTARFGTKGSKLTAKDVAELREQTAE; this is encoded by the coding sequence ATGATCAGGACAATGCGTATCCTTGCGAGCCTCGTCGTGATCGCCATCGTCGCGGTGGCGCTCGGCGTCTTCATCATCCGCGGGCCCGGCCCGCTCGATTTCGCAGGCGGCACCAAGGTGGCGCTCGCGGACTACCGCGCCGGCAAGCCCACCGGCGTGCCGGCCAGGCTCGAGAAGGCGAGCCTTGTCGAGCGCGGCGAATATCTTGCCAAGGCCGCCGACTGCATGGTCTGCCACACCAAGCCGGGCGAGAAGGGCTATTCCGGCGGACTCGCCTTCAAGCTGCCGTTCGGCACGCTGTATTCGACCAACATCACGCCGGACAAGGACACCGGCATCGGCAATTACAGCGACCAGGACTTTTTGGACGCAGTCCAGCGCGGCAAGCGCCGTGACGGTGCCCGGCTCTACCCGGCGATGCCCTACACGTCCTACACCTACATGAGCGACGAGGACGTGCTGGCGGTGAAGGCCTATCTGTTCAGCCTGCCGGCAGTGCGCGCGAAAGTGCCTGACAACACGCTGTCATTCCCGTTCAACCAGCGCTGGGCAATGATTGTCTGGTCGGCCGTGTTCAATCCGGACACGCGCTTTGCGCCCGATACGTCGGAAAGCCCGGAGTGGAATCGCGGCGCATATCTGGCGGAAGCGCTGGCACATTGCGGCGAGTGTCATACGCCACGCAATCTCGGCTTCGCGCTCGACAACCGCAAGAAGTTCGCCGGCGCCATCACCGCCGGCTGGCGCGCCTTCAACATCTCCTCCGACAAGGCGACCGGCCTCGGCAACTGGAGCGATGCGGATCTGATCTCGTATCTCTCACTCGGCCACGCATCGGGTCACGGTTCGGCCTCGGGTCCGATGGGCGAAGCCGTCGACCACAGCTTCAGTCAGTTCGCGCCGGAGGATATCCGTTCCATCGTCGCCTATTTGCGTAGCGTTCCTCCGGTATCCTCGCCAGACCTTGCCGCTGGCACGGCGCCGGTCGCGCCCGCCTCGCACAAGGACGGCGTCACGGCAGACGCACGCGGCAAGAAAGTTTTCGCCAGCGCCTGCGCCAGTTGTCACGGCTGGAGCGGCGAAAGCCCGGTATCGCCGATGGCGACGCTCACCGGCACCTGGGCCGTCAACGACCCCGCCGCCACGAACGTCGCGCAGATCGTGATCTCAGGCACCGTCAGGCATACGCCCGATGGTGCGCTGTCGATGCCGGCGTTCGGCAATGCCTATACCGACGACGAGATCGCCGCGGTGGCGAACTACGTCACGGCGCGGTTCGGGACCAAGGGTTCGAAGCTGACGGCGAAGGACGTGGCGGAGTTGAGGGAGCAGACGGCAGAGTAG
- a CDS encoding molybdopterin cofactor-binding domain-containing protein produces the protein MNAPDNVSRRTLLTGGLATGFLLAFHLPLRAAPNEPMQKDATDGKFAPNAFIRIDETGRTVLMMPQVEMGQGTYTSISAVIAEELDADWSKVEVQHAPPNDKLYANPTFGLQVTGNSNSIRAWWLPLRKAGATARAMLVQAAASQWGVEPASCTASKGEVTHAASGRKLGYGELALAVQGQTPQKDVAIKDPKDFVLIGQPLKRLDTPDKVNGKALYGIDAILPDMKIAAIANCPVFGGKVGKVDDSAAMKVAGVRKVVVLDDAVAVIGDHMWAAKKGLEALDIEWNEGPNAKITTNDIWQNLRDASAKDGAVAKSTGDIAKALATGDKFEAAYELPFLAHASMEPINATVHVTKDSCEIWTGTQIMTRVQSEAAKAAGLPVEKVIVNQHLLGGGFGRKLEPDMVIAAVKIAKQVDYPVKVIWTREEDIQHDVYRPVYRDQITASLVDGKVAAWKYKIAGSAVIARWLPPAFQKGIDIDAVDAAVDAPYDFANFHVEYVRAEPPAVPTGFWRGVGPNNNVFAIECAMDELARKAGKDPIEFRRAMLTRNPRMLAVLNQVAEKSGWGQPLPPRVGRGVCVQPSFASFIATVVEAEIDDVGEIVLRRVTSVVDTGIAVNPDTVKAQIEGGLIFGLTAALYGEITIDKGRVQQSNFHDYRMMRINETPKVEVIVVKSGEAPGGIGEAGVNAGPPALRNAIYAATGVALRRLPIDRKLLAAGKKA, from the coding sequence ATGAATGCACCCGACAACGTTTCCCGTCGCACGCTTCTGACCGGCGGCCTCGCCACCGGTTTCCTGCTCGCCTTCCATCTGCCGCTGCGCGCCGCTCCGAACGAGCCGATGCAGAAGGATGCGACCGACGGCAAATTCGCGCCCAACGCCTTCATCCGCATCGACGAGACCGGCCGCACCGTACTGATGATGCCGCAGGTCGAGATGGGCCAGGGCACCTACACCTCGATCTCGGCCGTGATCGCCGAAGAGCTGGATGCCGACTGGAGCAAGGTCGAGGTGCAGCACGCGCCGCCCAACGACAAGCTCTACGCCAACCCGACCTTCGGCCTCCAGGTCACCGGCAATTCCAACTCGATCCGCGCCTGGTGGCTGCCGCTGCGCAAGGCCGGCGCCACCGCGCGCGCGATGCTGGTGCAGGCTGCTGCCAGCCAATGGGGCGTCGAACCCGCAAGCTGCACGGCCTCGAAGGGCGAGGTTACCCATGCCGCCAGCGGCCGCAAGCTCGGCTATGGCGAGCTGGCGCTCGCCGTGCAGGGCCAGACGCCGCAGAAGGACGTCGCGATCAAGGATCCCAAGGACTTCGTCCTGATCGGCCAGCCGCTGAAGCGGCTCGACACGCCCGACAAGGTCAATGGCAAGGCGCTCTACGGCATCGACGCGATCCTGCCCGACATGAAGATCGCCGCGATCGCCAATTGTCCCGTGTTCGGCGGCAAGGTCGGCAAGGTCGACGACAGCGCCGCGATGAAGGTCGCCGGCGTGCGCAAGGTCGTCGTGCTCGACGACGCCGTCGCGGTGATCGGCGATCACATGTGGGCGGCGAAGAAAGGTCTCGAAGCGCTCGACATCGAGTGGAACGAAGGCCCGAACGCCAAAATCACCACCAACGACATCTGGCAGAACCTGCGCGATGCCAGCGCAAAAGACGGCGCGGTCGCCAAATCCACCGGCGACATCGCCAAGGCTCTCGCCACCGGCGACAAGTTCGAGGCGGCTTACGAGCTGCCGTTCCTCGCACATGCCTCGATGGAGCCGATCAACGCCACCGTGCATGTCACGAAAGACTCCTGCGAGATCTGGACCGGCACGCAGATCATGACGCGGGTGCAGTCGGAAGCGGCAAAGGCCGCCGGCCTTCCCGTCGAGAAGGTGATCGTCAACCAGCACCTGCTCGGCGGCGGCTTCGGCCGCAAGCTCGAGCCGGACATGGTGATCGCGGCCGTGAAGATCGCAAAACAGGTCGACTATCCCGTCAAGGTGATCTGGACCCGCGAGGAGGACATCCAGCACGACGTCTACCGGCCTGTCTATCGCGACCAGATCACGGCGTCGCTGGTCGATGGCAAGGTCGCAGCCTGGAAGTACAAGATCGCGGGCTCCGCCGTGATTGCGCGCTGGCTGCCGCCGGCTTTTCAGAAGGGCATCGACATCGACGCAGTCGACGCCGCCGTCGACGCGCCCTACGACTTCGCCAATTTCCACGTCGAATATGTCCGCGCCGAGCCGCCTGCGGTGCCGACCGGCTTCTGGCGCGGCGTCGGTCCGAACAACAACGTGTTCGCGATCGAATGCGCCATGGACGAGCTCGCGCGCAAGGCCGGCAAGGACCCGATCGAATTCCGCCGGGCCATGCTGACCAGGAACCCGCGCATGCTCGCGGTGCTCAACCAGGTGGCTGAAAAGTCCGGCTGGGGCCAACCGCTGCCGCCGCGCGTCGGCCGCGGCGTCTGCGTGCAGCCGTCATTCGCGAGCTTCATCGCGACCGTGGTGGAAGCCGAGATCGACGACGTCGGCGAGATCGTGCTTCGCCGCGTCACCTCCGTGGTCGACACCGGCATCGCGGTCAACCCCGACACGGTGAAGGCGCAGATCGAGGGCGGACTGATCTTCGGTCTCACCGCCGCGCTCTACGGCGAGATCACCATCGACAAGGGCCGCGTGCAGCAATCGAACTTCCACGACTACCGCATGATGCGCATCAACGAGACCCCGAAGGTCGAGGTCATCGTGGTCAAGAGCGGCGAAGCGCCCGGCGGCATCGGTGAGGCCGGCGTCAACGCCGGACCGCCGGCGCTCCGAAACGCGATTTACGCCGCTACCGGCGTAGCGCTGCGGCGCTTGCCCATCGATCGGAAACTGCTGGCTGCGGGGAAGAAGGCATGA